Below is a window of Geovibrio ferrireducens DNA.
ACATTTATCCAGCCGGGGCAGATGCAGTTCACCCGGACATCAGGGCCGAGGCTCACGGCGGAAGCGTGGGTGAGAGCTGTCAGCCCGCCTTTGGACGCGGCGTAGCTCTCTGAGTTTTTCTCAGACTGAAAAGCCCTTGTGGAAGCCATATTTATTATGCTGCCGTTTGTTTTTCTCAGGTAAGGCACACAGTGCTTGGTCATAAGAAATGCTCCGGTGAGGTTCACGCCGATCACCCTGTTCCACTCCTCAAGGCTCAGGCTCTCCACCGGCTCCGTAAAAGGGTTTGCTATGCCTGCGTTATTTATAAGCGCATCTATCCGCCCGAATCTTTTTACACATCGTTCGACACAGGCTTTCACGCTCTCCTCTGATGCCACATCTGTAACCGCAAAGTCAGCACCGTCAATACTGCGCGCCGCCTCCGGACATGCTTCCCCGTTTATATCCGCGATAAACACCGACCAGCCTTTTCCGGCGAAGTATGAGGCGCAGCCGAGACCTATTCCGCCTGCTCCGCCTGTAATCAGCACACATTTCATAAATATCCCTCTTTTCAATGAATTATTCAGCGTTATTTTTGTCCGGATAATGTTAAAAATTGCATCTGGGTAAAAAATAGCATCGAATATTACTGTAAATAATATAATATACCCTGAGTTATTTGGAGGAAAATTTATGAAATATGCAGCAGCCTTGTTTTTGTGTCTTTTTTCTGTTCATGCCTTGGCAGCGGAAATAGGTTTCATCGGCGGCTTCACCAGCCCTGATGACCTTGGTGCAGCCTACTACGGGGCAGAGGTTTCCGAAACAATCGACATACCGAACAATCATAAGCTTAAACTCTCCGCAGATTATAAAATGACCGATTTCAACGATGCGGCAGGCTTCATGCCGGACACCCTGACTCAGGCTGCTCTGGGAATTGATATAGAGGGACATGAATATCTGCTCAATATGAAGGCAGGAGTATCGACTGATGAGCCGTTTGAGGAATCGGACGGTTATTTCGTCGGAATCGTGGCGGCAAAAAAGATTTACGAAACCGGACCGCATAAATTTTATCTCGGACTGGTTGCCTCTAATAAGGAGCTTTTGGACGACATGTACGTTCTGCCCGCCTTCGGGTATTCCTACACTGCCCCAAACCTTTACATTCTGGCGGGTTCGCTTAATATGATTAAGTGGAAACCGGCGGAGAAGGTAAGCTTTGAGGCCTCGCTCTCCATTCTGGGACAGGGCAAAGTGAAGGGAACTTACCACTGGTCGGACGATTTCAGAACTTCTCTGGTATACTCAAACAATACGGACACATTTTATCTGGGCAAAGACTACCCGGAGGATTCGGAGCTTAGGCTGCGCATAGCCTCAGTAAGCCTTGAGGCTGAAAAGGACATCAGCAGCTACGCAAGGCTGGTACTTTCCGCAGGGATGATCACCAGCGCCAGATATTATATTGTTGATGACGATGACGAAGTTCTCCGCGATCAGAAAGTTAACGGCGGAGCAACAGGCAGCGCCGAACTGCGCATAATGTTCTAGGAGAAATAATGGAGTTCTACCGCATACTCGCAAAAGCTTATGACGAGGTTTTCCCTTTTTCGCAGACCACATTCGACTTCCTCAGGCTGCACGCCGCGGGAAGAGTTCTGGATGTCGGCTGCGCCACCGGAGCCTATGTAAAAAGGTTCCATGGGGAAGGATTCAGCGCAGAAGGCATTGAGTATGTTCCCGAACTCATTAAATACACCGAAAATATATCCGCCGGAGATATGCGCCGCCTGCCGGAAAGCTTCTCCGGCAGATTTTCCCTTGTGTACTGCATAGGCAACACCCTCGCCCACTGCACAGACACTGCGGACGCAGAAAATATCCTCGGCGGATTTGCCCGCACCCTGCAAAGCGGAGGAAAGGCGGTAATCCAGATACTTAACTACGCCCGTATACTGAAAAACCGCCCCCTCAGTCTGCCCCTTATCGAAACTGACAGAGTGCGTTTCGTCAGGGACTACACCTACGCGGAGAACAGCATCAAATTCACAGGGACACTCACCGCAGACAGACAGACATCCTCTTCATCCGTAATGCTTTATCCTCTGACCCATACTGAGCTTTCCACAGCTGCCGCACAGGCGGGCTTTTCATCATGTGTCCACTACGGCGATTTCAGCGGCAGTAAGTTTGACGAAGCTGAAAGCTTCATGCTTGTCAGCGTTCTGGGCAAATAACAAAAGCTTTTATTACCATCAGTTCGTTAGGCAGACGTTTCAAAAAACTTTGATTCTCCTTTCATGTTAAGGTTGTCAAAATTGTCAGATTACGGTTATATTCCTGTCAGATTTTTGTCATCCAAAGGAGCATTTTGTGACGTCATCGGACTGGTTTAACCTGATTGCGGGACTCTTCGGCGGTCTCGGTCTATTCATATTCGGCATGAAGCTCATGTCCGAAGCACTTCAGAAATCCGCAGGACAGGGTCTCAAAAAAGCCCTCGAAAAGCTTACTAGCAACAGATTCGTGGGAACATTTGTCGGACTTGCGGTCACAGCTATAATACAAAGCTCCTCAGCAACCACCGTAATGGTTGTCGGTTTTGTCAACGCCGGGCTGATGAGCCTTACTCAGGCACTCAGTGTTGTTCTGGGTGCAAACCTCGGTACAACAGTCACAGCGCAGCTTATCGCATTTGACATACACGCTTTTGCGCTCCCCGCCATAGCCATAGGCATGATGCTTAAAATGTTCTCCAAGGATGTTATGAAACAGTACTGGGGCGAGATTCTTCTCGGCTTCGGTATGCTCTTCATCGGTATGGAGATCATGAAGGACGGCTTTGTCCCCTTACGCAAGACCGATGGTTTCAGGGATATGTTCGTATTCTTCTCCAGCAACCCCATCCTTGCGGTGAGCGCAGGCGCACTTCTCACCGTTTTAGTGCAGAGCTCCTCAGCCACCATAGGTATTACCATAGCACTGGCAACCACAGGGCTTATAGATTTCTACGGCGCATGCGCCCTTGTTCTCGGTGAGAACATAGGCACAACAATAACAGCCAACCTTGCGGCCATAGGGACAAACCGCACGGCAAAACAGGCGGCATTCGGCCACTTCCTCCTTAACTTTATCGGTGTTGTGTACATGCTGTTCATACTGCGTTATCTGGTGGATTTCGTTAACTATGTCACTCCGGGAGATGCGGACTTAGTGGCGGCAGACGGCTCCAAGCCCAATATAGCACGCCACATCGCCAACCTGCACACAATGTTCAACCTGATTAACATGCTTGTGTTCCTCCCCTTCATCCACTATCTGGCCAGACTGTGCGAAGTCATAATCAAACCGGACAAACCGGATGAAAACAGGATGGTGCGCCTCAGCGACAATATAATGAGCACACCCTCAATAGCGGTTGAACAGGCTAAAAAAGAAGTCCTGCGCATGTCAGGCTATGCGGGCAGCATGGTGGAAGCTACCGGAAAATACCTTGTAAACGGCGATGAATCAGGCCTTGCGGATGTTAAAGTCTTTGAGGGGCATCTGGACACGTTCGACAAGGAAATATCTGCGTTCCTCGTTAAGCTGTCCATGAAAAACATCAGCCAGAACTCCGCAAACCAGATCAATAAGATGCACCATGTTGTCCATAATCTGGAAAAAATCGGCGACTATTCCGAAAGCATATATAACTCAATCAAGAAAATCAGAAAAAAACAGATAGTTTTCAGCCCGGAAGCCAATGAAGAACTGAGAGAAATTTATGACGTTGTACAAAGCTTCTACAGGCATACCATGAACTGTTTCATGAACGGTGCTTTAAAAATCGATACAGAAGATGAAGACATC
It encodes the following:
- a CDS encoding Na/Pi cotransporter family protein translates to MTSSDWFNLIAGLFGGLGLFIFGMKLMSEALQKSAGQGLKKALEKLTSNRFVGTFVGLAVTAIIQSSSATTVMVVGFVNAGLMSLTQALSVVLGANLGTTVTAQLIAFDIHAFALPAIAIGMMLKMFSKDVMKQYWGEILLGFGMLFIGMEIMKDGFVPLRKTDGFRDMFVFFSSNPILAVSAGALLTVLVQSSSATIGITIALATTGLIDFYGACALVLGENIGTTITANLAAIGTNRTAKQAAFGHFLLNFIGVVYMLFILRYLVDFVNYVTPGDADLVAADGSKPNIARHIANLHTMFNLINMLVFLPFIHYLARLCEVIIKPDKPDENRMVRLSDNIMSTPSIAVEQAKKEVLRMSGYAGSMVEATGKYLVNGDESGLADVKVFEGHLDTFDKEISAFLVKLSMKNISQNSANQINKMHHVVHNLEKIGDYSESIYNSIKKIRKKQIVFSPEANEELREIYDVVQSFYRHTMNCFMNGALKIDTEDEDIIDSMRKRFKKNHVKRLNAGECTIDAGLIYVDILNCLEKIGDHTFNIAQVLMAGESAAIGKPH
- a CDS encoding class I SAM-dependent methyltransferase produces the protein MEFYRILAKAYDEVFPFSQTTFDFLRLHAAGRVLDVGCATGAYVKRFHGEGFSAEGIEYVPELIKYTENISAGDMRRLPESFSGRFSLVYCIGNTLAHCTDTADAENILGGFARTLQSGGKAVIQILNYARILKNRPLSLPLIETDRVRFVRDYTYAENSIKFTGTLTADRQTSSSSVMLYPLTHTELSTAAAQAGFSSCVHYGDFSGSKFDEAESFMLVSVLGK
- a CDS encoding SDR family oxidoreductase, with product MKCVLITGGAGGIGLGCASYFAGKGWSVFIADINGEACPEAARSIDGADFAVTDVASEESVKACVERCVKRFGRIDALINNAGIANPFTEPVESLSLEEWNRVIGVNLTGAFLMTKHCVPYLRKTNGSIINMASTRAFQSEKNSESYAASKGGLTALTHASAVSLGPDVRVNCICPGWINVSGYRTSERDHAQHPAGRVGKAEDIASLAYYLVSDEAKFITGQSFTADGGMTVKMIYED